The following proteins are co-located in the Manihot esculenta cultivar AM560-2 chromosome 9, M.esculenta_v8, whole genome shotgun sequence genome:
- the LOC110622247 gene encoding homeobox protein knotted-1-like 1, which yields MEDLYRLDPTISCSENIVTVQNFPARNLFTASSSSSTATTTATHEFYTSVGNLLQFQAAGHAQDFESNMVHLIKTQIANHPRYPDLVSAYIECQKVGAPPEMASLLEEISREKYSIKSCSSQIGADPELDEFMESYCELLYRYKEELSRPFDEATTFLSNIESQLSNLCKGTLTKTFDYYGSDEAAGTSEEELSCGEVEASESQESSGAGRGRDQDLKGMLLRKYSGYLSSLRKEFLKTKKKGKLPKDARMILLDWWSNHYRWPYPTEEEKVKLSEITGLDQKQINNWFINQRKRHWKPSEDMRFALMEGVSSSSSLGGHSFFDNGGGGRED from the exons ATGGAAGATTTGTATAGGCTTGATCCTACTATCTCTTGTTCAGAAAATATTGTCACAGTTCAAAACTTCCCAGCTAGAAACTTATTcactgcttcttcttcttcttccactgCTACTACTACTGCTACTCACGAATTTTACACTTCGGTTGGTAATTTACTTCAATTTCAAGCGGCTGGTCATGCCCAAGATTTTGAATCAAATATGGTTCATCTAATCAAGACCCAGATTGCCAATCACCCTCGTTATCCAGACCTAGTATCAGCTTACATAGAATGCCAAAAG GTTGGTGCACCACCAGAAATGGCGTCTCTTCTTGAAGAAATAAGCAGAGAAAAGTATTCAATCAAGAGTTGCAGCAGTCAAATAGGAGCTGATCCAGAACTTGACGAGTTCATG GAATCATACTGTGAGCTACTCTATAGATACAAGGAGGAGCTATCCAGGCCGTTCGATGAGGCGACTACATTCTTGAGCAACATAGAATCACAACTGAGTAATCTTTGTAAAGGAACACTGACAAAAACCTTTGATTATTATGGCTCTG ATGAAGCAGCAGGAACTTCGGAGGAGGAGTTGAGCTGTGGCGAAGTTGAAGCATCAGAAAGTCAAGAATCTTCTGGGGCTGGCCGTGGTCGTGATCAAGACCTTAAAGGAATGCTCTTGCGAAAGTACAGTGGTTATCTTAGTAGTTTGAGAAAGGAGTTCTTGAAGACGAAAAAGAAAGGCAAACTGCCAAAGGATGCGAGGATGATTCTTTTGGACTGGTGGAGTAATCATTACAGATGGCCATATCCTACG GAAGAGGAGAAGGTGAAATTATCAGAGATTACTGGACTAGATCAAAAGCAGATCAATAACTGGTTCATCAACCAGAGAAAAAGGCATTGGAAACCATCTGAAGATATGAGATTTGCTCTCATGGAAGGtgtcagcagcagcagcagcttgGGAGGCCATTCCTTCTTTGATAATGGTGGTGGAGGTAGAGAGGACTGA